DNA from Rhodothermales bacterium:
CCAGCGAGGCGATCTCGTTCATCCATCCCGCCCGATCCTCCGCCGGCCCCAGAAAGAGGCCCGGATCGATGGCGGCCACCGGCAGTTCGTTTTCCTCGAGCCGGCGGCGGAGCCGCGCCTCGTTGACAAACGGCACGCGCTCGCAATGTTTGCCCACGGCGCGCAACTCGACGGCCTCCAGCCCCCACAGCATCGTATAGTGCAGGGCGCGATCCAGGTCGCACGTAACGCTATCGGTGAGCCAGGTGGGGATCATGGAAACGGGCGGGGACAAAAAAAGGGCAGCACGCTGCTGCGTGCTGCCCGTGATAAGACCAAACGTTCCGAACGTTCCTAGTTGTTATCCGGATAGGTCACTTTGCGCGCCTTCGAGGCGTCGAGCCGGCGAACATCCTCTTCCAGCTGACGGCGGCGGCGTTCGAGCAGCTGATCCGGGAACGGACGCTGGGTGCGGACGTCGAGCTGGTCGAGCAGGCGCGCCTGGATGATGATCAGGAGTTCGCGCTGCGTCTTGTCGGTCCGGTTGTACCCGAACAGATAACGCAGCCCGAAGAACCATGGCGGGAGATCCTTCAGGATCGGAACGCCGCGGCGGGTGATCGTTTTCTGCGTCGTATAGAGCCCGCCGATGACCGTCTGCTCGCCATCGAGCAGCAGCACCTGCGTGTCGGCGCGGTTTCGCGCGATCACGATGCCGGCTTCCGACGGCGAGCTGTTCGAGTTTTCGACGGCGACGTCGAGGTGAATGAACTCGATCACCTCGGTGCCGAGCGAGTCGCTTACGGTCTCCCGGATCACGGTCGGCGTCACGTCGATGATGATACCCGTCGAGAAGAACTGCGTGATCGTGTTGCCGGCGAAGTCGCGCTGCTGCACGGGCACGTCGCTACCTATCTGGATATTGCCCTTCTGGCCGCTCTGGACCGTCACGGTCGGGCTGGCGATCGTCTCGCCGAGGCCTTCCTGTTCAAACGCGCGGATCAACTGGGTGAGGCCAGAGAAACTGACCCGGTCCGGCCCGATGATGTAGTTGTCGACGCTGCTGAAGACATTCTCGGTATTGATGAAAATGCGCGGGATGTCCTGGTTGCCGTTGTTCGTATTGCCCGAGCCCCCGCCAAAGGAACCGCCGCCGGCGCCCCCGCTGCCGCCGCCGCGGCTGGCCTGCGGACCGAACCACACGCTCCAGTCGATACCGAGTTCGAGCGACTTCGTGAGGTTGGCGTCGAACAACACGGCGTTGATCTGGACTTCACGCGTGCCGGCGGTCGCCGGAACGACCTGCGTCACCGCCGGATCGACCGGCCGGCCGGCGGCCTGGTCGGCATTCATGACGAGCGGCGTCGCCTGGGCCGCCTGGATAATGAAGTAGCGATCGGTCTCGCGATACGTCAGCCCCTTCAGTTCGAGCACAAACTCCAGCGCGTCGAAAAACTGCAGGTTGGTGATCGTGACGCCGATCGGTTCGGAGCGCCCTTCCGGGTCGATCACCTGCTTCCCGGTCACCCGGTCGAACACCGGATTGATAAACTCCAGGAACTGATCGAACGGCGTCGACGGAAGGAACGACACGAGTTGATCGGGAGGAACGTAGGTACGGATCTGCCGCGGTGGGCGATCCTGCGCCTGCGCCGTGGTAACGGCCGTCATCCCCAGAAAAAGTAGTACAGTGAGCCAATAAGCCGGCCGAGTGCGGACCGCAGTTGGGG
Protein-coding regions in this window:
- a CDS encoding type II and III secretion system protein, yielding MTAVTTAQAQDRPPRQIRTYVPPDQLVSFLPSTPFDQFLEFINPVFDRVTGKQVIDPEGRSEPIGVTITNLQFFDALEFVLELKGLTYRETDRYFIIQAAQATPLVMNADQAAGRPVDPAVTQVVPATAGTREVQINAVLFDANLTKSLELGIDWSVWFGPQASRGGGSGGAGGGSFGGGSGNTNNGNQDIPRIFINTENVFSSVDNYIIGPDRVSFSGLTQLIRAFEQEGLGETIASPTVTVQSGQKGNIQIGSDVPVQQRDFAGNTITQFFSTGIIIDVTPTVIRETVSDSLGTEVIEFIHLDVAVENSNSSPSEAGIVIARNRADTQVLLLDGEQTVIGGLYTTQKTITRRGVPILKDLPPWFFGLRYLFGYNRTDKTQRELLIIIQARLLDQLDVRTQRPFPDQLLERRRRQLEEDVRRLDASKARKVTYPDNN